Proteins found in one Pseudanabaena sp. BC1403 genomic segment:
- a CDS encoding IS1 family transposase: MSEAMPSCPSCQSVSEVKNGSTRHGKQNYKCRDCGRQFVENPQWQRVSEHTQDTYDLLEKLLLEKIPLAGIARVLKISERWLQSYVNHKYEDVTQQVEVEPKPKHRLTIQMDEFWSFVDNKGNRQWIWLAIDAETREIVGCYIGDRSGESAKKLWGSLPSVYRQCAVIYTDFYSSYPVVLPSKRHRAVGKETGKTNYIERFNCTLRQRVSRLVRKTLSFSKKLENHIGAIWNFIHHYNASLPARSSFPF, encoded by the coding sequence CCGAGGTAAAAAACGGCAGTACACGACATGGAAAACAAAATTATAAATGTCGGGACTGTGGTCGTCAATTTGTAGAAAATCCACAGTGGCAGAGAGTTTCAGAGCATACCCAAGACACTTATGACCTTCTTGAGAAACTACTACTAGAAAAAATCCCACTAGCTGGAATTGCCAGAGTCCTCAAGATCTCTGAACGATGGTTGCAGAGTTACGTCAATCATAAATATGAGGACGTAACTCAACAGGTTGAGGTAGAACCAAAACCAAAACACCGTTTGACCATACAGATGGATGAATTTTGGTCTTTTGTGGATAACAAAGGCAATAGACAGTGGATATGGCTTGCCATAGATGCCGAGACGCGTGAAATTGTGGGTTGTTACATCGGTGATCGCTCTGGCGAATCGGCTAAGAAGTTATGGGGATCGTTGCCTAGTGTCTATCGCCAATGTGCGGTTATTTACACTGATTTCTACTCGTCTTATCCAGTTGTCCTGCCCAGTAAACGTCATAGGGCAGTCGGTAAAGAAACGGGAAAGACCAACTATATTGAGAGATTCAACTGTACGTTACGTCAACGAGTATCACGACTAGTTAGAAAGACCTTATCCTTTTCTAAGAAGTTAGAAAATCACATCGGAGCCATTTGGAATTTTATTCATCATTACAATGCTTCTTTGCCTGCTCGTTCATCCTTTCCTTTTTAG
- a CDS encoding branched-chain amino acid ABC transporter permease, with product MLEVLQSTIDGIAVGSIIALAAVGLTLTYGILRLANFAHGDILTLGAYLSFLANTTLKLNIVASIAFGSIISIVLVLICEKILWQPLRAKKATSTTMMIVSIGLALVIRNAIVLVWGAKPQKYDLPTFPAIKIFVLAITQNKMVVIVAAIAIIAGLYYLLQNTKIGKAMRAVADNPELAKVAGINVNAVIISTWVIAGGMTAFGGSMYGLITNLRPNMGWFLILPMFAAVILGGIGNPYGAIAGALIVGISQEVATTCPAALGELQKYCIGTEYKLGVGLVIMILVLLFKPQGLFKGTI from the coding sequence CAATCAACCATTGATGGTATCGCTGTCGGTAGCATTATTGCTCTTGCCGCAGTCGGGTTAACGCTTACCTATGGCATCTTACGCCTTGCTAACTTTGCACATGGTGACATTCTCACCTTAGGCGCATACCTTTCATTTCTCGCCAATACCACGCTCAAGCTCAATATTGTGGCATCGATCGCATTTGGCAGTATTATATCCATCGTTTTAGTCTTAATTTGCGAAAAAATCCTCTGGCAACCGTTACGTGCCAAAAAAGCCACCTCAACTACGATGATGATCGTCTCGATTGGATTGGCATTGGTGATTCGTAATGCGATCGTTCTAGTTTGGGGCGCAAAACCACAGAAATATGACTTACCAACTTTCCCTGCGATCAAGATTTTCGTCTTAGCAATCACCCAAAATAAAATGGTGGTGATCGTGGCAGCGATCGCAATCATCGCTGGGCTTTACTACTTATTGCAAAATACCAAGATAGGCAAAGCGATGCGAGCAGTAGCGGACAACCCTGAACTTGCTAAAGTCGCGGGGATAAACGTCAATGCCGTAATCATCTCAACATGGGTAATTGCAGGAGGCATGACTGCTTTTGGAGGCAGTATGTATGGCTTAATTACAAATTTGCGCCCGAATATGGGTTGGTTCTTGATTTTGCCCATGTTTGCGGCGGTGATTTTGGGTGGAATCGGTAATCCCTATGGCGCGATCGCAGGAGCGTTAATTGTCGGGATTTCCCAAGAAGTCGCCACCACATGTCCTGCGGCTCTAGGAGAATTACAGAAATACTGCATTGGCACAGAATATAAACTGGGTGTGGGTTTGGTAATTATGATTTTAGTGTTGCTCTTTAAACCGCAAGGTTTATTTAAAGGAACAATATAA